In Cutaneotrichosporon cavernicola HIS019 DNA, chromosome: 1, one DNA window encodes the following:
- a CDS encoding uncharacterized protein (galactosyltransferase activity) has protein sequence MATFDEFPSASSSARRRLSNPTRRRGSLMQDLKPTTERSPSGTRRGSNPPGPPLSPSATGPSFARSPLPTQQEHSRSESKSSDEETDAMTVRSTLMPQHAMRAPSGTPGDPPPPYRAPVAPRLQRVSISPGLSPIPVSSTFSATATMPLELLPLPQDPNHILPLSTPPPASRESLDYVAQASSGHGSTPRTSMSLSEEMSWGTGNRSYSDSSAGDDDDCPTASSGWWKRSHGRGPSVQSMRRPATSRLPFGTRQWAWLLGPFKPLTRPYDYMSLVDSTIKRGRSDREQIYATTTRRKSRTLLGSQYLAYAVDWVQSEPWAVVLFLFVFAIFSICLGCGIKYVLDPDKAALPWREYASLDYPTIFSIQDADWDNSALGGHLPPLSALKPVTAHHSLWPYPGHDYAPHQENMHGRSRVDDLEPTTVFIAVFTYDVGVDRRNLIRQSYASHPRSRTPGTEGVRLRFVMGRPRPQFKQMVDAEMEEYKDIVVLDMDENMNDGKTHKFISWAADHAIVPDYEYPSHPRSEASAEEFVAQREAGKEAVPIYRGEKKPDYIVKADDDSFIMLGEFERHLRVTRRTKTVWGYLVRERFMAGECYALSRDLAEYIRDTEELRDHVEGKEDKLVSQWLRTHPDKEEILWYSERTWIYDHPKSGTVYAHGFLFPDEVARVRAERLNGLSDEERIQRTQFGADMDAYSTVSQFGKRYRPPLRGLSFDEATETLVEGSPMSRLRTEAVDKYAHSRADMAARVDALMASRPRLEERYLGAERGGTVVVHYIKRREWFEETGRVLLGEN, from the exons cgcttgTCCAATCCTACCCGTCGTCGCGGCTCGCTTATGCAAGACCTCAAACCGACCACAGAACGCTCTCCTTCCGGCACCCGGCGCGGTAGCAACCCTCCTGGCCCTCCACTATCACCCTCCGCCACTGGTCCTTCGTTCGCGCGCAGCCCACTCCCGACGCAGCAAGAACATTCCAGGTCTGAAAGCAAAAGCTCTGACGAAGAAACGGATGCCATGACTGTTCGCTCGACCTTGATGCCACAACACGCGATGCGCGCACCTTCCGGCACGCCGGGCGACCCGCCTCCCCCATACCGTGCACCTGTCGCCCCAAGGCTACAGCGTGTCTCCATTTCCCCAGGCCTGTCGCCCATACCGGTTTCAAGCACTTTCTCGGCCACAGCTACCATGCCTCTCGAACTCCTACCCCTTCCACAAGACCCCAACCAcatcctccccctctcgACCCCGCCCCCAGCATCCCGCGAATCCCTCGACTATGTCGCCCAGGCCTCCAGCGGGCACGGCAGCACGCCGCGCACGTCCATGTCGCtgagcgaggagatgagCTGGGGCACAGGCAACCGCTCGTACTCTGACAGCTCGGCgggcgatgacgatgacTGTCCAacggcgtcgtcggggtGGTGGAAGCGCTCTCATGGGCGCGGACCATCTGTGCAATCCATGCGGCGTCCCGCGACGTCGCGGCTGCCCTTTGGAACAAGGCAATGGGCCTGGCTACTCGGTCCCTTCAAGCCGCTGACTCGCCCGTACGACTACATGTCACTTGTGGACAGCACCATCAAACGAGGTCGATCCGATCGGGAACAGATCTatgccaccaccacgcGCCGAAAATCACGGACCTTACTGGGGTCCCAGTACTTAGCCTATGCTGTCGACTGGGTCCAGTCCGAGCCGTGGGCTGTCGTGTTGTTTCTCTTCGTGTTCGCGATATTCAGCATCTGCCTGGGCTGCGGGATCAAGTACGTCCTCGATCCGGACAAGGCCGCCCTGCCATGGCGCGAGTACGCGTCGCTAGACTATCCGACTATCTTCTCGATCCAGGACGCCGATTGGGACAACTCGGCTCTCGGCGgccaccttcccccgcTGTCTGCGCTCAAGCCCGTGACAGCACACCACTCCCTGTGGCCGTACCCGGGGCACGACTACGCGCCACACCAGGAGAACATGCACGGCAGGTCGCGCGtcgatgacctcgagcCAACGACTGTGTTCATCGCTGTGTTCACGTacgacgtcggcgtggaCCGCCGCAACCTCATCCGCCAGAGCTACGCTTCCCACCCGCGATCCCGCACCCCAGGGACCGAGGGTGTCCGTCTCCGCTTCGTCATGGGCCGGCCGCGGCCCCAGTTCAAGCAAATGGTTGACGCGGAGATGGAAG AATACAAGGACATTGTCGTGctcgacatggacgagaACATGAACGACGGCAAGACACACAAGTTCATCTCGTGGGCGGCGGACCACGCTATCGTCCCCGACTACGAGTATCCCTCGCACCCGCGGTCCGAGGCGAGTGCGGAGGAGTTTGtggcgcagcgcgaggctGGGAAGGAAGCCGTGCCGATCTACCgcggcgagaagaagcccGACTATATCGTCAaggcggacgacgactcgtTCATCATGCTGGGCGAGTTTGAGCGGCACTTGCGCGTTACTCGGCGCACAAAGACAGTCTGGGGCTATctcgtgcgcgagcgcttCATGGCCGGCGAGTGCTATGCCCTCTCCCGTGACCTGGCCGAGTACATCCGCGACaccgaggagctgcgcgaccatgtcgagggcaaggaggacaagctGGTATCTCAATGGCTCCGCACCCACCCagacaaggaggagataCTGTGGTACTCGGAACGAACGTGGATCTACGACCACCCAAAGTCGGGAACGGTATACGCCCACGGCTTCCTCTTTCCCGATGAGGTGGCGCGGGTCCGTGCGGAGCGTTTGAATGGTCTATCGGATGAGGAGCGGATCCAGCGCACGCAATTTGGAGCAGACATGGACGCGTACTCGACAGTCTCGCAATTCGGCAAGCGATACCGTCCCCCCCTGCGTGGATTAAGTTTTGACGAAGCGACCGAGACGCTGGTTGAAGGTTCTCCGATGAGCAGACTACGTACGGAAGCAGTGGACAAGTACGCCCACTCGCGCGCGGATATGGCAGCCCGCGTCGACGCACTCATGGCCTCGCGCCCGAGATTGGAGGAGCGATACTTGGGTGCTGAGAGGGGCGGTACTGTCGTCGTGCACTATATCAAGCGGCGCGAGTGGTTTGAAGAGACAGGAAGAGTATTGCTGGGAGAAAATTAG